One window of the Anaerolineae bacterium genome contains the following:
- a CDS encoding vitamin K epoxide reductase yields the protein MISVKKIFLWLFLLGIGLALPAIATAQSNDESAVVRAVLFYSPSCPHCHYVIQEVIIPMTEEHGDQLQVLGIDTSQPTGSHFYQVAIEQFQIPPQRQGVPTLVIGDVVLVGSGEIPEQFPGLVKEHLAAGGLDWPDIPELVESIAAAEAQAETTTASSPEPQPSEETRPEPATPTTASTEEAQEQAAAPATAAPLPTDTPIAVAEQSVQSISKDTQPVIAETQTEPPPDPVGTALAATILVFMATSLVFAIWRIVNNLPLLAQLERAPIPQLKPWLIPLLSLVGLGVATYLAYVEITHVKAVCGPIGECNIVQASPYAQLLGIPIAVLGMLSYITIILLWVVQKYATRQLANLSILALLTLTCWGVIFSIYLTWLEIFTIRAVCAWCLTSAVISTLLMLVVAIPVTAWPQRLQQPGMSSIG from the coding sequence ATGATTAGTGTAAAAAAAATTTTTTTGTGGCTATTTCTCTTGGGCATTGGTTTGGCCTTGCCGGCCATAGCTACCGCCCAGTCAAATGATGAATCTGCGGTAGTGCGGGCGGTGCTTTTTTACTCTCCTAGCTGTCCCCATTGCCATTATGTTATTCAAGAAGTGATCATCCCCATGACCGAGGAGCACGGCGACCAGCTTCAGGTGTTGGGAATTGACACTTCACAGCCGACCGGTAGCCATTTTTACCAAGTCGCCATAGAGCAGTTTCAGATTCCCCCTCAGCGACAGGGCGTGCCCACGCTGGTGATTGGCGACGTAGTGCTGGTAGGCAGCGGGGAAATCCCTGAACAGTTTCCGGGGTTGGTTAAAGAGCACCTGGCTGCCGGGGGCCTTGACTGGCCTGATATTCCAGAACTGGTGGAATCAATTGCCGCTGCCGAAGCCCAAGCGGAAACCACAACTGCCTCTTCTCCAGAACCCCAGCCAAGCGAAGAAACCCGGCCAGAGCCGGCAACGCCAACTACCGCCTCCACCGAAGAAGCGCAAGAGCAAGCAGCAGCCCCGGCCACAGCAGCCCCGTTACCCACAGATACACCTATCGCCGTTGCCGAGCAATCCGTACAGTCCATCAGCAAAGACACCCAGCCCGTTATTGCCGAAACACAAACAGAACCACCCCCAGACCCCGTGGGCACGGCCCTGGCCGCAACCATCTTGGTGTTTATGGCCACCAGTCTTGTTTTCGCTATCTGGCGCATCGTTAATAATCTACCCCTCCTGGCTCAACTGGAACGCGCGCCCATTCCCCAGCTTAAACCCTGGCTTATTCCTCTCTTAAGCCTGGTTGGCCTGGGCGTGGCCACCTATCTGGCGTATGTGGAAATCACGCACGTTAAAGCGGTGTGCGGGCCTATTGGCGAATGTAACATTGTGCAAGCCAGCCCTTACGCCCAGCTATTGGGCATTCCTATTGCTGTTCTGGGCATGTTAAGCTATATCACCATCATCTTGCTGTGGGTGGTGCAAAAATACGCCACCAGGCAATTGGCCAATCTGTCAATACTGGCTCTGTTGACCTTGACTTGCTGGGGCGTTATCTTTTCTATATATCTGACCTGGCTGGAAATTTTTACCATTCGCGCCGTATGCGCCTGGTGCCTCACTTCGGCAGTAATTTCAACTCTGTTGATGCTGGTGGTTGCTATCCCGGTTACAGCCTGGCCACAACGATTACAACAACCCGGCATGTCTTCGATTGGTTGA
- a CDS encoding OsmC family protein yields MGTITTVYKGHMLFESDLGNHRMLIDVPAGMGGSDRGPTPPELFIASLGSCVGAFLANYCAQKGINAQNMTVDVSFDKADNPTRLVNLKIKANLPHAECNGREKALLRVAEHCPVHETISTLEGIEFVINGK; encoded by the coding sequence TTGGGTACTATCACCACAGTTTACAAGGGTCACATGCTTTTTGAAAGCGATTTGGGTAATCACCGTATGCTTATTGATGTGCCGGCCGGAATGGGCGGCAGCGACCGCGGCCCCACTCCGCCTGAACTTTTTATTGCCTCACTGGGTTCATGTGTTGGCGCATTTTTGGCCAACTACTGCGCCCAAAAAGGTATTAACGCGCAAAACATGACGGTAGATGTTTCCTTTGACAAGGCAGACAATCCCACCCGTCTGGTCAACCTTAAGATCAAGGCCAATTTACCCCATGCCGAATGTAATGGCCGAGAAAAGGCTCTTTTGCGCGTGGCCGAACATTGCCCGGTTCACGAAACAATTTCTACCCTGGAAGGGATTGAATTTGTCATAAACGGTAAATAA